Below is a window of Pirellulales bacterium DNA.
CGCGCCGGGTTGCCCAATATTGCCGCGTCGGTCATGACGAACGTTCCGCCGGCGACATATAAGCCGGCACCTGCTGCGCGACCGCCGTTGCCGCCGGTGCCACCATCGCCCGCGTCTCCACCATCGCCGCCGCTGGCGGCGCCGGCCGCGTCGCCGCCGTCTCCGCCATCACCGCCGTCACCGTTGCCGCTGCTGGTGGAGATGAAGCCGCCCATTTCCCCGCCAGCACCTCCTTCTCCGCCGCCGCCGCCACTGCCGCCTGCGCCGCCGCCACCGCCATCTCCGCCTGCTCCGGCATCGCCTGCGGCGCCGCCCCACGCGAAGTTCACATTGATGCCGCCGGATTGCATCGCCACGTTGCCTGACGCGACATAGAGTCCGCCGCCGAGTGCATTTCCACCGTCGCCGCCATCACCACCGTCGGCACCCTTGGCTCCCTTACCACCCTGCGCGCCCGAGGCACCTTTTCCGCCCGAGCCGCCACTGCCGCCCGAGCCGGCATCGAAGGGGCCGCTGCCGTCGCCTCCCATGAGGATGTTCTTCGGTCCGCCCAGGCCGCCGTGCCCGCCGGCTCCGCCGTCACCTCCTGCACCACCTCCGCCGCCCGCGCCGCCGTCGAGAGGTGAACTACCGGCGCCGTCGCCACCATGACCACCGGAACCAGCGAAGGTAGAATTGAAAACGATCGTCGTGTCTTGCAGGCTGAGCTGACCACTGGCGACGTAGATACCACCGCCATTGGCATTGCCGCCGTGACCGCCATCGCCCCCTTTGCCAGCGGCGCGCGTGGCGTTGGCTCCCGAAGTGCCCGACTGGCCATCACCACCGGCATCGCCGTTGCCGCCGGGGATCGTGTGAACGTCGGAATGATCTTCACCGGGCGCGCCGACGTCGCCGCCTGAACCTTGCGCACCTGCCTGCGCGGTGTTGCCGAGGAAACCGCCGATGCCACCCTCGCCGCCGCTTCCCCCTTGGGTGAAATTGTCGTGAACGTTGGAATTGTTCTTGAGCGTAAGCACGCCGCCGGCCAGGTAGATCGCGCCGCCGCTGGCGTTTTGCCCATCGTGTCCATTTTGTCCATCAATGGCGCCGGGCGCGCCGGCCGAGCCAGCGGCGCCTATCGCGCGGTTACTGCCCATCGAGACGCCACTGAGCGTGACCTGCCCACCATCGATCAGCAGCCCGCCGCCGATGGCTGCCGTGCCGCCGGCTTGACCGGCGTCGGAGGCGAGTCCGTTATTCAGGGCCAGGTTCTTGATCGCGACGGTCATCGTGGTGGCCGAGCCTTCGATCTCCATGACGCGCGTGGCACCGGCGCCGTCGATCTTGGTCTGGTCGGGCCCGGCGCCGACGATGCTCAACGTCTTAACCTGCGACGTCGTGTTCTGAATCAACAGCTCGCCTGTGGCGGCGCTTAGGGTATAGCTGCCGGCGGCCAGGTGGATCGTGTTCGAAGCGTCGCCGTTGGTATTGGCGGTGTTAATGTCGGCGATCAAGCTGCCGACGTTATTGGCGCTGAAGACGGCCAGCAGGCGGCGCGCTTCGAGGGGCTCAAAACCGATCGAGCGCGAGGTGCCACCAAAGCGAGGCTTCACGCGCTGGTGAGATCGTTTGGGAAATGGCATGCCGTCGCGCCCCTCTGGTTGTTCGTTATCCCAAACGCTTTGTAACGGTGTCTTACCGTCTTACTGCATGAGAAGTTCTCTAAGGAATCGCCCCGGCGATTTCCAGGATGGTAGGAGTAAGCCCTCCCTATTGCAAGAAAACTTCGGCCACCTGGGGGGCAGAGCGCGCGAGCATTCTACGCAGCGCGTCGCGCGCGACTGGCAGTGCGGAGCTTGGCTATTGGGATCTACCGCGCGCCACGTGAGATGAGCAGACGGTCGACTAAAGCTCGCGGATCCAAAGGTTGCGGAAGCGGACCGGATTGCCGTGAAACTGGATCGACAACGGCAGCTTCGGCTCGTGCGCGGTGTACTTCGGCGGGGCGTCCCAGGCCGAGGCGCCTTCGACCTGGAAGTGATTCAGGATCAGCACACCGTTTTGCAGGGCCGTGATGAAGGCGGGCTTGGTCAGATTGCCCGACGCGTCGAACTTCGGAGCCTCGAAGATGATGTCGTACGATTGCCACTCGCCCGGCTTGCGGCAGACGTTCACCAGCGGCGGTGTCTGCTTGTAAACCGAGCCACACTGGCCGTCGAAGTAGGTTTTGTTGTCGTACGAATCGAGGATCTGCACCTCGTAGTTCCCCTGCAGATAGACGCCGCTGTTGCCGCGTCCCTGGCCTGATCCGGTGACGACCGAGGGTTCAGCCCATTCGACGTGCAACTGGCAATCGCCGAAAGGTTGCTTGGTGGTGATGCCGCCCCCCTTGGCCGTGGCGACGCCGTCGGCGATTTCCCACTTATCGCCCCCCTCCCAGGCTGTGAGATCCTTTCCGCCGAAGAGCACGATCGCATCGGCCGGCGGACCACCGACCGAGCCCGGCTCGACAATCTTCGGTTCAGGCCAAACTTTGCCACTGATGTATTCCTTGGCCTTTAAGGCGCCAGTGACTGTGACGAGCGCCAACAGGGCGACGACTGCCAGGGGTTTCTTCAGGCGGCGAAATGTGAACCGATCGGTCATGGCTGTGGGTCCTTATCTGCGTAGGCCAGGGGCGTGAAGTCTGGTGGGGGCGGGAAAATCGGTTGGGCGGGAATGCCGGGACAATTTTCGGCTGCCGGCAAGGCGGTCGTCAAGCACCCGGGTGACGTGTCGCCCAACCGTAGTCGCAGAAACCGACCGTTCAGTTAAGGAATCGCAATTGAGGGAGCGCAATAAAAAGGGGAGAGGTCGCCTGTCGGGCGGACCTCTCCCCGTGGATTCTTGCCGTTGCCATGCAAACGGCATTCTCCGAAATCAAATCCAGCCGTTTCCGGCTGGCGATTTTACCTGACTACTTAGGGGCTTCGGCCGGAGCCTCGGTCTTCGGAGCCTCGGCGGCGGGGGTTTCAGCCGGCGCGGCGGTTTCAGCGGCCTTCGGCGCTTCGGTCTTCTTCTTGGCCGGTTCGCAGCCTACGACCGCCGAACCGAGTGCTGCCACCAACAGTGCCAAAATACCCAGCTTCTTCATTGTTCTACCTTTCGTTCATTCGTAATTACGGATTTTTGCGTCGAGCGCGCGACGTGCGGCCCGTCTGTCGCTTCCGCCTATTAGCGAGTAGATGCGCAAGTAGTGGGCGTTTATTCCCGTTTCGCTACAATGAAATGAGAATTCTCTTTCGGTGGGGACGCAGCGTGGCGGCTCTGCGATCCCGATTCCACGATTTCCTGCATCCACTTTCCGACGCTTCGTGCTGTGGAAGCGCGCGACGAGGGAGAGATGTTTATGGAAATCGGGGCGGCGCGCGGGAATAAACGAGGCTCGAAACGGGTCTGTCGAAGGGGTGAGTCATGGCGGATGGCCCAGTGGTGCTGGAAATCGCAAGGCTGGTCGTGGATCACCATGCGGACGTCTACCGGTACGCGTACCGTCTGGCGGGTTCGGTCGCGGATGCCGAGGACTTGACGCAGCAGACGTTTCTGGCGGCGCAGGTCAAGCTCGCGCAATTGCGTTCGAGCGAGACGGCCCGCGCGTGGTTGTTCACGATCCTGCGTAATTGCTACTTGAAGTCGCGGCGGCGTCGAGCCCCGCAAACAGCGGCCAGCGTGGAATTGAACGTCAACGAGATTCCGGCCGCAGGCGCGGTCGAAAGCGCCGTCGATCGAGAGCGATTGCAGGCGGCACTCGACGCGCTAGCGGATGAATTCAAGTTGGTGTTGTTGATGTTCTATTTCGAGGAGTGTTCGTATCGCGACATCGCCGAGCGGTTGGGTATCCCGCTGGGGACTGTGATGAGCCGGCTGTCGCGGGCCAAGGGGCAACTGCGGGGGCGCTTGTTCGAGTTGGAGTTGCAGGCCGCGGGAAGCCGCGGCCCAGAGCCGGAACGCGTGCCGGTCTCGCGCGAGACGACGTAAGCCACGGCTAAAGTTGCCGATCGAGTAGACACATGGAAGATAAACGGACCGTGGACCAGCAAACCTCGGAATGGATTGACGCCGTGCGCCCGGCTAGCGACGACATGTCGCAGCCGGAGTTCGCTCCGCTCGCGGAACGGAGTCGACGTGACGCGCGCGTGCGTAGCACGCTGCAGCGCAGCCAGCGATTGGACGCCACGATCGGCGATGTCATGCAGGATTTGCCGGTGCCTGCCGGTTCGGTCGAGAGATTGTTAGGGGCGCTGGAAGCGGCCGCTAGAAAGCGCATCGCGGCGATCGGCAGCGGCGCTACGGGAGACAGCGGCGTCAGCGAGCTTCCGCCCCTTTCGGTTCCAGACGGCACATCGACCGACAAGATTTCCGCGGGCGGTGCTTCTGGGGACAGTGCTCCTCGAAGAGGGAAATCTTCCGAGCGATTACCCGCCGATGCCGAAGGGCGGAACACGAGCGCCGAGGAAGTCGTGTTCGAGGATAGCGAGCGCCCTGCGAAAGAAGGTCGTGCGTTTCCTAAACGCTCGCGGGCCGGACTGGGCGCGCTGGCCGCGGTTTGTCTCGTCGCGGTGATCGGCTGGCTGGTTTATCCCTCGTCGGCCCATTTGCTAGGGCCCGACGAGATTCTCACCCGCGTTTCTTTGTTGAACGTCAACGAGGACGCGATCGATCAGCAACCGGTGAATCTCGAAAAGCCGCCGACGGGCTACGCGCCTTGGAAGTCGTTGGCCGTACAGCCGACGTCGTGGCGGCGTGTGAAGGACTTCCTGGGACGGCGCGGCGTGGCTTATCAGTTGCGCAGTGCGAAAGCCCGGGCCACGTTGTACGTCATTGATGCGGACGCGGGGTACGAGGCGCTTCAAATTGGCGAGCTGCTGTCGCAGCCTCCGGACGAGCCGTATCCGCCGACCGGCGGCAAGGCGATGTCCGTATGGCGCAGCGGCAAGCTAGTCTATGTGCTGGTCGTCAGCGGTGGCGCGGCGGAGTACAAGTCGTTCATAACGGCCGGCGGACAGCTAGCACGCGCCGGTGCCAGCAGCGTCCGGAGGGACGCTCTGTTTTCCGAAGTACCGCTGCGACTGACAAACGCGGACAAATCCAGCTAAACCCGCAAGCCTCCGGCGGTCGAACAGACTTGCAGGGGGCGTCCTAGCGTTCCCTGCCTTTGGCGCACCAGCGCGACCCGCCGCCTGTGCGCTTCGTTTCGCGACGACCATGACCCAGGCACCGCGCGATGCGCCGGCCGTTCGCCCTGCGAGGGGCCCAGGCTGCGCATCGATCCTTCACAGGCGCGGTGCGGTCGTGCGCGAAGCCCGGCGGCGCGGGCACACATCAAGCTCGATTTCCATCGAGGAGCGATTGGCATGAAGATTCGTTTAGCAGCGATCGTGGCATTCGCTCTGCTGGCGCCGGCCGCGGCCCGTGCGCAGGACCCGGACTCACGGCCGCATCCGGAACCGCGCCCGCTGCGCACGAA
It encodes the following:
- a CDS encoding DUF1080 domain-containing protein — its product is MTDRFTFRRLKKPLAVVALLALVTVTGALKAKEYISGKVWPEPKIVEPGSVGGPPADAIVLFGGKDLTAWEGGDKWEIADGVATAKGGGITTKQPFGDCQLHVEWAEPSVVTGSGQGRGNSGVYLQGNYEVQILDSYDNKTYFDGQCGSVYKQTPPLVNVCRKPGEWQSYDIIFEAPKFDASGNLTKPAFITALQNGVLILNHFQVEGASAWDAPPKYTAHEPKLPLSIQFHGNPVRFRNLWIREL
- a CDS encoding sigma-70 family RNA polymerase sigma factor, translating into MADGPVVLEIARLVVDHHADVYRYAYRLAGSVADAEDLTQQTFLAAQVKLAQLRSSETARAWLFTILRNCYLKSRRRRAPQTAASVELNVNEIPAAGAVESAVDRERLQAALDALADEFKLVLLMFYFEECSYRDIAERLGIPLGTVMSRLSRAKGQLRGRLFELELQAAGSRGPEPERVPVSRETT